Proteins from a single region of Runella sp. SP2:
- a CDS encoding GDP-L-fucose synthase, protein MEKNAKIYVAGHRGMVGSALVRRLESEGYQNIIVRTSRELDLRNQQAVADFFAAEKPDYVFLAAAKVGGIMANNIYRADFLYENLQIQNNVIHSAHVEGVEKLMFLGSSCIYPKLAPQPLQEDSLLTGPLEYTNEPYAIAKIAGIKMCESYRKQYGRNYISVMPTNLYGPNDNYDLNNSHVLPAMIRKFHEAKTENKPFVELWGTGSPLREFLHADDLADACVYLMKNYDGEQFVNIGVGEDITIKNLAELIKATVGYEGELRWNTDKPDGTPRKLMDVSKLHSMGWKHRYGLEEGIRITYQDFLQKIEEYAV, encoded by the coding sequence ATGGAAAAAAATGCAAAAATCTACGTAGCGGGCCACCGAGGAATGGTAGGCTCGGCTTTGGTACGCCGTTTGGAGTCAGAGGGCTATCAAAACATCATCGTGCGTACTTCGCGCGAATTGGACTTACGCAACCAACAAGCCGTGGCTGACTTTTTTGCCGCCGAAAAACCTGACTATGTGTTTTTGGCCGCAGCCAAAGTAGGAGGTATCATGGCGAATAATATCTATCGCGCTGATTTTTTGTACGAAAACCTACAAATTCAAAACAACGTTATCCACAGTGCTCACGTGGAAGGTGTGGAAAAGTTGATGTTTTTGGGCTCGTCTTGCATTTATCCTAAATTGGCACCCCAACCGCTCCAAGAAGATTCGCTCCTTACGGGGCCGCTCGAATACACCAACGAACCGTATGCCATCGCCAAAATTGCGGGCATTAAAATGTGTGAATCGTACCGCAAACAATACGGCCGCAATTATATTTCGGTGATGCCAACCAACTTATACGGCCCCAACGATAATTACGATTTGAACAATTCGCACGTACTTCCTGCGATGATTCGTAAATTTCACGAGGCAAAAACAGAAAATAAACCTTTCGTAGAGCTTTGGGGAACAGGTTCACCTTTGCGCGAATTTCTCCACGCCGATGATTTGGCCGACGCTTGCGTTTACTTAATGAAAAATTACGATGGCGAGCAGTTTGTCAACATCGGAGTAGGCGAAGATATTACCATTAAAAATTTGGCAGAATTAATCAAAGCGACCGTTGGCTACGAGGGCGAATTGCGCTGGAACACCGACAAGCCCGACGGTACACCTCGCAAATTAATGGATGTTTCGAAACTACACAGCATGGGTTGGAAACACCGCTACGGCCTCGAAGAAGGTATCCGAATCACCTACCAAGATTTCCTCCAAAAAATAGAAGAATACGCTGTTTAA